In the Mauremys mutica isolate MM-2020 ecotype Southern chromosome 13, ASM2049712v1, whole genome shotgun sequence genome, one interval contains:
- the LOC123348414 gene encoding vomeronasal type-2 receptor 26-like produces MVDNQLSMSSQCDSVGQRPNGNLGLLPKNYQHVLALVFAINKINQDPELLPNITLGFRIYESFFSARKTYESSFTLLSTRNGMIPNYNCDTQDKLSAVIGGLGSETSIQMATILGIYKIPQISYGSFHAILTDKFQFPSVYRMLPNEVPQSLGLVRLMQHFRWTWVGLIASDDDNGEKFVQTLKPMLIRNSICVAFTERAPHVPSPSMVHVFREKTSKLHSSISQTKAEVIVVYGDTDSLLGLILFLHTNYQTALTPIGKVWITTAQWDFTSYIALNRWTLKPFHGALSFAVHTKEVPGFRDFLRTLNPYQPQGDIFIQRFWHTVFNCSIPYAGLTIKGGRNCSGKEELESLPGSDFEMKMSSHSYSIYNGVYAVAQALHALYSSKSKKEVMGKGHLLELQTIQPWELHPFLKNVRFNNSAGDKLYFDENGESSAGYDILNWIVFPNDSFVRVEVGHMDPRAPVGQEFTINERAIVWNSRFNQTVPRSVCTESCHPGYFRTVREGEPLCCYNCAPCPEGTISYQTDADHCNRCPEDQYPNKDQDKCIPKIMDFLSYEEPLGFVLASVALLFFLLTALVLGMFIKHQDTPIVRANNRELSYVLLFSLLLCFLCSLVFIGQPGRVTCLLRQTAFGVIFSVSVSSVLAKTITVVLAVKATKPGASMRKWLGRRLSGSIVISCSLIQVGICAVWLGTAPPFPDLDMKSEAGHILVQCNEGSNIAFYCVLGYMGFLAIVSFTVAFLARKLPDTFNEAKFITFSMLVFCSMWVSFISTYLSTKGKYMVAVEIFSILASSAGLLGCIFIPKCYIIVLRPDLNTREQLVRKSKSGTQEL; encoded by the exons atggtggataatcagctgagcatgagctcccagtgtgatagtGTGGGTCAAAGGCCTAATGGGAACCTTGG GCTCCTGCCTAAGAACTACCAGCATGTCCTGGCCTTAGTGTTTGCCATTAATAAGATCAACCAGGATCCCGAGCTGTTACCCAACATCACACTGGGATTCCGCATCTATGAGAGCTTTTTCAGTGCCAGGAAGACCTACGAGAGCTCTTTTACCCTGCTCTCCACCAGGAATGGAATGATCCCAAATTACAACTGTGACACCCAGGACAAGTTGTCAGCTGTCATCGGGGGGCTCGGGTCTGAAACTTCCATCCAGATGGCAACCATCTTAGGCATCTACAAGATCCCACAG ATCAGCTATGGTTCATTTCACGCCATCCTGACTGATAAATTCCAGTTCCCTTCTGTCTACCGGATGCTGCCAAATGAAGTACCTCAGTCTCTGGGACTGGTTCGGTTAATGCAGCATTTCCGATGGACCTGGGTTGGCCTAATCGCTTCGGATGATGATAATGGAGAAAAGTTTGTGCAGACTTTGAAGCCAATGCTCATTAGGAACAGCATCTGTGTTGCCTTCACAGAACGGGCCCCTCACGTCCCTTCTCCTTCCATGGTCCATGTATTTAGGGAGAAAACATCTAAGCTACATTCCAGTATCTCCCAGACAAAGGCTGAGGTGATTGTTGTCTATGGTGACACAGACTCCCTACTAGGTTTGATACTGTTTTTACATACAAACTATCAAACAGCACTGACACCGATAGGGAAGGTTTGGATCACGACAGCTCAGTGGGATTTCACTTCGTATATTGCTCTGAATAGGTGGACTTTAAAACCCTTCCACGGTGCTTTGTCCTTCGCAGTACACACAAAAGAGGTGCCAGGATTCCGAGATTTCCTCCGGACCCTCAACCCTTACCAACCCCAAGGAGATATTTTTATTCAGCGATTTTGGCACACTGTATTTAATTGTTCAATTCCCTATGCTGGCTTGACAATAAAGGGCGGGAGAAATTGCTCAGGGAAGGAGGAACTGGAAAGCCTGCCGGGTtctgattttgaaatgaaaatgtcaAGCCACAGCTACAGTATCTACAATGGTGTCTATGCTGTGGCTCAAGCTCTACATGCCCTGTACTCATCCAAATCCAAAAAGGAAGTCATGGGGAAGGGACATCTGCTGGAGCTTCAGACTATCCAGCCATGGGAG CTCCACCCTTTTTTGAAAAATGTCAGATTTAACAACAGTGCCGGGGACAAACTGTATTTTGATGAGAACGGTGAATCATCAGCTGGATACGACATTTTAAACTGGATCGTTTTCCCCAATGATTCCTTTGTCAGAGTGGAAGTGGGCCACATGGACCCGCGAGCTCCTGTAGGCCAAGAGTTCACCATTAATGAGAGGGCCATCGTTTGGAACAGCAGATTCAATCAG ACAGTGCCACGGTCTGTGTGCACTGAGAGCTGTCATCCTGGATACTTTAGGACAGTGCGGGAAGGGGAGCCACTTTGCTGCTATAACTGTGCTCCatgtccagaagggaccatttcaTACCAGACAG ATGCGGATCATTGTAATAGGTGCCCAGAAGATCAGTATCCAAACAAGGACCAAGATAAATGCATCCCCAAGATTATGGATTTCCTTTCCTATGAAGAACCTTTGGGATTTGTTTTGGCTTCTGTTgctcttttattttttcttctcacAGCGCTGGTGCTAGGAATGTTTATTAAGCACCAGGACACTCCCATAGTGAGGGCCAATAACCGGGAGCTCAGCTAtgttcttctcttctccctcctgctctgcttcctctgcagcttggTATTCATTGGCCAGCCTGGCCGGGTGACCTGCCTTCTCCGACAAACGGCTTTTGGTGTCATCTTCTCTGTCTCTGTTTCCTCTGTACTGGCAAAAACCATCACTGTAGTCCTGGCCGTCAAGGCCACGAAGCCAGGAGCCAGCATGAGGAAGTGGCTTGGGAGAAGACTGTCCGGCTCCATCGTCATTTCCTGTTCCCTTATCCAAGTTGGGATCTGCGCTGTCTGGCTGGGAACTGCTCCCCCGTTCCCAGACCTGGACATGAAATCAGAGGCTGGACACATCTTAGTGCAATGTAATGAGGGGTCAAACATCGCCTTCTACTGTGTCCTGGGCTACATGGGCTTCCTGGCCATTGTCAGCTTCACGGTTGCTTTCCTAGCCCGGAAGCTGCCTGATACTTTCAATGAGGCCAAGTTCATCACCTTCAGCATGTTAGTGTTTTGCAGCATGTGGGTCTCCTTCATCTCCACTTACCTGAGCACCAAGGGGAAATACATGGTGGCTGTGGAGATCTTCTCTATCTTGGCCTCTAGCGCTGGGCTACTTGGCTGCATCTTCATCCCCAAGTGCTACATCATTGTGCTGAGGCCTGACCTGAACACTAGGGAGCAGCTAGTTAGGAAATCCAAATCTGGGACTCAAGAATTATGA